The Selenomonadales bacterium region TGTTTGGATTTGGTCCGGATATGCTGTATCGTATCCCTGCATTACTCATTGCATTGACGATCCATGAATATGCACATGCACGTGTTGCGGTTGCGCTCGGCGATCCGACGCCGAAGGTTCTGGGCAGAGTGACACTCAATCCGTTGTCGCATCTCGATCCTGTGGGGCTGATCATGTTGTGGTTGGTTCAATTCGGTTGGGCGAAACCTGTTCCTATCAATCCGAACAATTTCGCGGATTGGAAGCGTGGTACGCGTCTGGTGTCGTTGGCGGGACCTGCGGCGAATATTTTGCTATCGCTTGTAATGGCGATCCTGTTTACGGCTCTTATCAAGATGGGCGTGATAGATGGTAACCATTGGCTTGCGAACGTGATCCGCCTCACGTATGTTTATAACATCATTTTTGCCGTCTTTAATATGTTTCCGATTCCGCCTCTTGATGGATCGAAGGTGGTGTCGAGCTTTTTACCGAATGAGATGGCTTGGCGATATGAGTCGATAGAGCGGTATGGTATTTTTATCATTCTTGCATTGTCATGGCTCGGCGTTATTTGGGGAATATTGTCTCCGATCGCAGATGGTATTTCTTTTGTTATCCAGTTGATCGTACAGATGATTTTTTTATGATTTAGGGGGAAAAGTAATATGACTAAAGGCAGAATTTTTAGCGGTATGCAGCCGTCGGGAAGATTTCATTTGGGTAACTATATGGGGGCGCTTGAAAACTGGGTTCGCTTGCAGCACGATCATGAATGTTTCTTCTCGATCGTTGACTTGCACGCGTTGACATCGGCGTATGAAAATACGAGCCAGCTTCCGGAGAACATTCATAATATGGCACTCGATTGGTTGGCGGCAGGTCTTGACCCTGATAAAAACACGATCTTCGTGCAGTCGCATGTCAAAGAGCATGCAGAGCTTCATTT contains the following coding sequences:
- a CDS encoding site-2 protease family protein; this translates as MLYRIPALLIALTIHEYAHARVAVALGDPTPKVLGRVTLNPLSHLDPVGLIMLWLVQFGWAKPVPINPNNFADWKRGTRLVSLAGPAANILLSLVMAILFTALIKMGVIDGNHWLANVIRLTYVYNIIFAVFNMFPIPPLDGSKVVSSFLPNEMAWRYESIERYGIFIILALSWLGVIWGILSPIADGISFVIQLIVQMIFL